The following coding sequences are from one Pelmatolapia mariae isolate MD_Pm_ZW linkage group LG4, Pm_UMD_F_2, whole genome shotgun sequence window:
- the rps11 gene encoding 40S ribosomal protein S11 — MADAQTERSYQKQPTIFQNKKRVLIADGGKETKEKLPRYHKSVGLGFKTPREAIEGTYIDKKCPFTGNVSIRGRILSGVVTKMKMQRTIVIRRDYLHYIRKYNRFEKRHKNLSVHLSPCFRDVTVGDIVTVGECRPLSKTVRFNVLKVTKAAGAKKQFQKF; from the exons ATGGCGGATGCACAA ACCGAGAGATCTTATCAGAAGCAGCCTACCATCTTCCAGAACAAAAAGCGTGTTCTGATCGCAGATGGTGGCAAGGAGACCAAGGAAAAGCTTCCCCGCTACCACAAGAGTGTTGGGCTGGGCTTCAAAACACCAAGAGAG gCTATTGAAGGCACCTACATTGACAAGAAATGCCCCTTCACTGGAAATGTTTCTATCCGTGGCCGTATTCTCTCTG GTGTGGTGACCAAAATGAAGATGCAGAGGACCATTGTCATCAGACGTGACTACCTGCATTACATCCGCAAGTACAACCGCTTTGAGAAGAGGCACAAGAACCTCTCGGTCCATCTGTCACCTTGCTTTAG AGACGTCACAGTTGGAGACATTGTGACTGTCGGGGAGTGCCGACCCCTCAGCAAGACAGTGAGATTTAACGTCCTCAAAGTGACAAAGGCCGCTGGAGCCAAGAAGCAGTTCCAGAAGTTTTAG